The stretch of DNA CTACCGGCATATTACCGGATTGCGATGATAACGATCCCTGCACTGCCGATCAATGTGACGGCATGGGGGGTTGTCTTCCACACGAGATATATGCCTGACCATAGCAGGCGAAGTCCGCACGGAAAACGGCTTTCCGGTAAAGGGGGTAACCATGCTGCCTTACCGGCTCCGATACCCAAGCAGTGATTACCGGAGATAGTGGCGAATATCATTTTATCGTGTGGGCAGGTGGAAATTATGTTGTGGAGCCTTTTCACGATGATGACCCCGCAGTTACGCAGGGAGTAAGCACGGCTGACATCGTATTTATCCGAAGGCATATTTTGGGCACCGAAGACCTCAGCAGCCCTTACAAAATCATAGCGGCAGATGCCAATGGATCAGCCTCCATTTCTACGCTGGATATTGTCATCACCCGCTCCGTTATTCTGGGCAGCACTGCTGCATTTTCCAATGGGCGAATATGGGAGTTTGTGCGCAGCGATCAGATTTTTCCCGATCCCCTCTCCCCTTTCCCTTTTGAAAGCACCCGCACCTACACGTCTCTGCTCGCTGATCAGTATGGCCAGAATTTCATTGCCGTGAAACTGGGAGACGTCAATAACAACTGGACCCCCGCCCCTTAACAACCCCTGAATGGAAAACCTCGTGTAAAAGCGATTTTAGGAGGGTATCCGTAAGGACAGGACAAGCGGAACGCCTTTATTTTACGCTTGCTACGATTTGCTTAAAAGCCTCAGGCTGGTTCATTGCCATATCAGCAAGCACTTTGCGGCTAAGCTGGATATTGGCTTGGTGGAGTTTGCCCATAAAGTCTGAGTAACTAAGCCCTTCAAGCCGGGCTGCAGCGTTTATCCTTGTTATCCACAAAGAGCGGAAGCTGCGCTTTTTGGTTTTACGATCGCGATAGGCATAGGTCAATCCCTTTTCAACCTGGTTTTTTGCTACGGTATAGACGTTTTTCTTTCGGCCCCAATAACCTTTGGCCTGTTTGATGATTTTCTTTCTGCGCCTGCGCGAGGCAACTGCTGGAACTGACCTGGGCATAATTTACATTTTTACGCTGCCTGCGTGTTTAAGCTCTGACAAGCAGCCGCTTTACCATGTATTCATTAGTCTTATCTACCAAAGTGTCTTTTACCAGGCGTTTTTTACGTTTCTTGGTTTTTTTTGACAGGATGTGATTGTGAAAGGCATGTTGCCGTTTCACCTTTCCGGTGCCTGTCACCTTGAAACGTTTCTTGGCACTGGAGTTTGTCTTCATCTTTGGCATGACCTGAAAATTTGGTCAGCAAAGATAAGGCGATTCCGGCGAAACTAACAACCTTTAATGATAAATGAAAAATTATTTCTTTTTTGGAGCCAGGGTAACAATCATCCTTCTGCCTTCCAGCAAGGGCATCTGCTCTAAGATGCCTACGTCTTTGAGGCGGTCGGCAAGTCTAAGGAGCATCAACTCTCCGCGCTCTTTAAACAAGATACCCCTTCCCTTGAACTGAACGAATGCCTTTACTTTAGAGCCTTCCTTAAG from Chitinophagales bacterium encodes:
- the rplT gene encoding 50S ribosomal protein L20, with the protein product MPRSVPAVASRRRRKKIIKQAKGYWGRKKNVYTVAKNQVEKGLTYAYRDRKTKKRSFRSLWITRINAAARLEGLSYSDFMGKLHQANIQLSRKVLADMAMNQPEAFKQIVASVK
- the rpmI gene encoding 50S ribosomal protein L35; translation: MPKMKTNSSAKKRFKVTGTGKVKRQHAFHNHILSKKTKKRKKRLVKDTLVDKTNEYMVKRLLVRA